From Mustela erminea isolate mMusErm1 chromosome 1, mMusErm1.Pri, whole genome shotgun sequence, a single genomic window includes:
- the STAP2 gene encoding signal-transducing adaptor protein 2: MASALSPPRIPKHKSALPSHYYESFLEKKGPHDQDYKKFWAGLQGCTLYFYNSNRNSQHVEKLVLGAFVKLTDEVPWESSGDLGIYFSLVLRNQEIKFKAESLESREMWKGFILTVVELRVPSNLTLLPGHLYMMAEALAKEEARRALELPPCFLKVSRLDAQLLLERYPDCGNLLLRPSGDGGDDVSVTTRQTFNGTSVVRHYKVKREGPIYVIDVEEPFSCASLDSVVNYFVSHTNNALVPFLLDEDYEKVLGHVEADKENGESVWVASSTPAAPSPGPKLASGGPKKLPPLPITPVASQDRSPPLLNEDENYVIPIGDDPAANYVNGDVPPPSRQVPKPRKLAKVHAKPLKPPVAPKPEPKVLNSGLAKKLAVGSVQTLFPTTAPKLADLTAELEEKLQRRRALEH, translated from the exons ATGGCCTCAGCCCTAAGCCCACCCCGGATCCCCAAACACAAGAGTGCTCTACCCTCACACTACTATGAGAGCTTTCTGGAGAAGAAGGGACCCCACGACCAG GATTACAAGAAGTTTTGGGCAGGCCTCCAGGGTTGCACTCTCTATTTCTATAACAGCAATCGGAACTCCCAG CATGTGGAGAAGTTAGTCCTAGGAGCATTTGTGAAGCTCACGGATGAGGTGCCCTGGGAAAGTTCAGGAGACCTTGGTATCTATTTCAGCCTGGTCCTCCGGAACCAAGAGATCAAGTTCAAG gcagagagcctggagTCTCGGGAGATGTGGAAAGGCTTCATCCTGACGGTGGTCGAG CTGCGTGTCCCGTCCAACCTGACCCTGCTGCCCGGACACCTGTACATGATGGCCGAGGCCCTGGCCAAAGAGGAGGCGCGCCGCGCGCTCGAGCTGCCCCC CTGCTTCCTGAAGGTGAGCCGGCTGGACGCGCAGCTGCTCCTGGAGCGCTATCCCGACTGCGGAAACCTGCTGCTGCGACCCAGCGGGGACGGCGGGGACGACGTGTCGGTCACCACGCGCCAGACGTTCAACGG GACGTCGGTGGTCCGGCACTACAAGGTGAAGCGTGAGGGCCCCATATATGTGATCGACGTGGAGGAGCCG TTCTCTTGTGCCTCACTCGACTCAGTGGTCAACTATTTCGTGTCACACACCAATAACGCGCTGGTGCCCTTCCTGCTGGACGAAGACTACGAGAAGGTTCTAG GCCACGTGGAGGCGGATAAAGAGAACGGCGAGAGTGTATGGGTGGCAAGCTCGACCCCCGCGGCCCCCAGCCCAG GGCCCAAACTGGCCTCGGGTGGCCCCAAGAAGCTGCCTCCCCTGCCCATCACGCCTGTGGCAAGCCAGGACAGGTCACCCCCACTTCTGAACGAGGACGAGAACTATGTGATCCCCATCGGAGACGACCCAGCTGCCAACTACGTGAATGGGGATG TGCCTCCCCCCAGTCGGCAGGTCCCGAAGCCCAGGAAGTTGGCAAAGGTTCACGCCAAGCCTCTAAAGCCACCTGTTGCCCCCAAGCCAG AGCCCAAAGTCCTCAACAGTGGCCTGGCCAAGAAGCTAGCGGTGGGCTCAGTGCAGACTCTCTTCCCCACAACAG ccccaaagCTGGCAGATTTGACAGCAGAGCTGGAAGAGAAACTGCAGAGGAGACGCGCACTGGAGCACTGA
- the MPND gene encoding MPN domain-containing protein has protein sequence MAAPEPLSPAGGAGEEAPDEDEDEAEAEDPERPAGAGGARSGGGSGVGGGGGGGGGGGGGGCGVGAGAGGCGGPGGALTRRAVTLRVLLKDALLEPGAGVLSIYYLGKKFLGDLQPDGRIVWQETGQVFNSPSAWATHCKKLVNPAKKSGCGWASVKYKGQKLDKYKAAWLRRHQLHIPTAAADESPASEGEEEELLMEEDEEEVLAGVSTEDKSRRPPGKGPLEPPHPEAVPPGKRVENKIRVPVRYCMLGSRDSARNPHTLVEVTPFAAISKFQPFNVAVSSNVLFLLDFHSHLTRSEVVGYLGGRWDINSQMLTVLRAFPCRSRLGDADMAAAMEEEIYQSLLLRGMSLVGWYHSHPHSPALPSLQDIDSQMDYQLRLQGSSNGFQPCLALLCSPYYSGNPGPESKISPFWVMPPPEQRPSDYGIPMDVEMAYVQDNFLTNDILHEMMLLVEFYKGAPDLVKFQEPWSPEHTYLDKLKMSLASRTPKDQGLCHVLEQVYSLLKQGS, from the exons ATGGCAG CTCCGGAGCCGCTGTCCCCGGCGGGCGGCGCCGGCGAGGAGGCGCCGGACGAGGATGAGGACGAGGCGGAGGCCGAGGACCCTGAGCGCCCGGCTGGTGCGGGCGGCGCGCGTAGCGGAGGCGGCAGCGGtgtcggcggcggcggcggcggcggcggcggaggaggaggaggcggctgCGGGgtcggggccggggcggggggctgcgGCGGGCCGGGGGGTGCGCTCACCCGGCGTGCGGTCACGCTGAGGGTGCTCCTCAAAGATGCGCTGCTGGAGCCGGGCGCCGGGGTGCTGTCCATCTACTATCTG GGGAAGAAGTTCCTGGGAGACCTGCAGCCGGACGGCAGGATTGTGTGGCAGGAAACTGGGCAGGTATTCAACTCTCCCAGTGCCTGGGCAACCCACTGCAAAAAGCTGGTGAACCCAGCCAAGAAGTCCGGGTGCGGCTGGGCTTCTGTCAAGTACAAGGGCCAGAAACTGGACAAGTACAAGGCAGCCTGGCTCCGGCGACACCAGCTCCACATTCCCACGGCTGCTGCCGATGAG agCCCGGCCagtgaaggggaggaggaggagctgttgatggaggaagatgaggaggaggttCTGGCGGGGGTCTCGACGGAGGACAAGAGTCGGAGACCACCTGGGAAGGGACCCTTGGAGCCTCCCCACCCAG AGGCCGTGCCCCCCGGGAAGCGGGTGGAAAACAAGATCCGGGTGCCCGTGCGCTACTGTATGTTGGGCAGTCGCGACTCTGCCAG GAACCCCCACACGCTGGTGGAAGTTACGCCCTTCGCTGCCATCAGCAAGTTCCAGCCGTTCAACGTGGCCGTCTCCAGCAACGTGCTGTTCCTGCTG GACTTCCACAGCCACCTGACTCGCAGCGAGGTcgtggggtacctggggggccgCTGGGACATCAACAGCCAGA TGCTCACGGTGCTGAGAGCCTTCCCTTGTCGCAGCCGCCTGGGGGACGCGGATATGGCCGCCGCCATGGAAGAGGAG ATCTATCAGAGCCTGCTCCTGCGGGGCATGTCCCTGGTGGGCTGGTACCACAGCCACCCGCACAGCCCTGCGCTGCCGTCGCTGCAGGACATAGACTCGCAGATGGACTACCAGCTGCGCCTGCAGGGCTCCAGCAACGGCTTCCAGCCCTGCCTCGCCCTGCTCTGCT CACCTTACTACTCTGGCAATCCTGGCCCTGAGTCCAAGATCTCGCCGTTCTGGGTGATGCCGCCCCCTGAG CAAAGGCCCAGTGACTACGGCATCCCCATGGATGTGGAGATGGCCTACGTCCAGGACAACTTCCTGACTAATGACATCTTGCATGAGATG ATGCTGCTGGTGGAGTTCTACAAGGGCGCCCCGGACCTCGTGAAGTTCCAGGAGCCCTGGAGCCCGGAGCACACGTACCTGGACAAGCTGAAG ATGTCCCTGGCCAGCAGGACACCCAAGGACCAGGGCCTGTGCCATGTACTGGAGCAGGTCTACAGCCTTCTTAAACAAGGAAGCTGA
- the SH3GL1 gene encoding endophilin-A2 produces the protein MSVAGLKKQFYKASQLVSEKVGGAEGTKLDEDFKEMEKKVDVTSKAVTEVLARTIEYLQPNPASRAKLTMLNTVSKIRGQVKNPGYPQSEGLLGECMIRHGKELGGESNFGDALLDAGESMKRLAEVKDSLDIEVKQNFIDPLQNLCDKDLKEIQHHLKKLEGRRLDFDYKKKRQGRIPDEELRQALEKFEESKEVAETSMHNLLETDIEQVSQLSALVDAQLDYHRQAVQILDELADKLKRRMRDASSRPKREYKPKPREPFDLGEPEQSNGGFPCATAPKITPSSSFRSSDKPIRTPSRSMPPLDQPSCKALYDFEPENAGELGFHEGDVITLTNQIDENWYEGMLHGQSGFFPLSYVEVLVPLPQ, from the exons CTGGTCAGCGAGAAGGTCGGAGGGGCTGAAGGGACCAAGCTTGATGAagacttcaaagaaatggagaag AAGGTGGATGTCACCAGCAAGGCTGTGACGGAAGTGCTGGCCAGAACCATCGAGTACCTGCAGCCCAACCCAG CTTCACGGGCCAAGCTGACGATGCTCAACACGGTGTCCAAGATCCGCGGGCAGGTGAAGAACCCCGGCTACCCACAGTCGGAAGGCCTGCTGGGCGAGTGCATGATCCGCCACGGGAAGGAGCTGGGCGGCGAGTCCAACTTCG GGGACGCCCTGCTGGACGCGGGGGAGTCCATGAAGCGCCTGGCGGAGGTGAAGGACTCTCTCGACATCGAGGTCAAGCAGAACTTCATCGACCCCCTGCAGAACCTGTGTGACAAAGACCTGAAGGAGATCCAG caccacCTGAAGAAGCTGGAGGGCCGCCGCCTGGACTTCGACTACAAGAAGAAACGACAGGGCAGGATCCCTGACGAGGAGCTGCGGCAGGCCCTGGAGAAGTTCGAGGAGTCCAAGGAGGTGGCCGAGACCAGCATGCACAACCTCCTGGAGACCGAT ATCGAGCAGGTGAGCCAGCTCTCCGCGCTGGTGGACGCCCAGCTGGACTACCACCGGCAGGCCGTGCAGATCCTAGACGAGCTGGCCGACAAGCTGAAGCGGAG GATGCGGGACGCCTCCTCTCGTCCCAAGCGGGAATACAAGCCCAAGCCTCGGGAGCCCTTCGACCTTGGGGAGCCTGAGCAGTCCAATGGGGGCTTCCCCTGTGCCACGGCCCCCAAGATCACAC CTTCGTCATCTTTCCGGTCATCGGACAAGCCCATCCGGACCCCCAGCAGGAGCATGC cccccCTGGACCAGCCAAGCTGCAAAGCGCTGTACGACTTCGAGCCCGAGAACGCCGGGGAGCTGGGCTTCCATGAGGGTGACGTCATCACGCTGACCAACCAGATCGACGAGAACTGGTACGAGGGCATGCTCCACGGCCAGTCGGGCTTCTTCCCCCTCAGCTACGTGGAGGTGCTGGTGCCCCTGCCCCAGTGA